From Ailuropoda melanoleuca isolate Jingjing chromosome 8, ASM200744v2, whole genome shotgun sequence, a single genomic window includes:
- the TBRG1 gene encoding transforming growth factor beta regulator 1: protein MSLLGGPASSPRAPLQSSKARMKKLPKKSQNEKYRLKYLRLRKAAKATVFENAAICDEIARLEEKFLKAKEERRYLLKKLLQLQALTEGDVHAAAPSHSSSLPLPYGAASSVGTIQGAGSISGPSAGAEEPFGKKSKKEKKEKGKENNKLEVLKKTSKKKKMEGGARKLVQPIALDPSGRPVFPIGLGGLTVYSLGEIITDRPGFHDESAIYPVGYCSTRTYASVKCPAQKCLYTCQIKDGGVQPQFEIVPEDDPQNAIVTASADACHAELLKAISAAMGKLIPNLLPSGADFFGFSHPTIHNLIQSCPGARKCLNYQWVKFDVWKPGDGQPPQGLPENDAAISFEAFQRQAFGEDHGDPILPGSLDLPELQPTPFVSSYQPAFLTHEPLVDTHLEHLKSLSQCSPTPSSD, encoded by the exons ATGAGCCTGCTGGGCGGCCCGGCCTCCTCGCCGCGGGCCCCGCTGCAGTCCAGCAAGGCCAGGATGAAAAAGCTCCCGAAGAAGAGCCAGAACGAGAAGTACCGGCTCAAGTACCTGCGGCTGCGCAAAGCGGCCAAAGCCACGGTGTTT gaaaatgcTGCTATTTGTGATGAAATTGCTCGTCTGGAGGAAAAATTTcttaaagcaaaagaagaaagacg GTATTTGCTAAAGAAGCTTCTCCAGCTTCAGGCTCTAACCGAAGGGGACGTACACGCTGCAGCTCCTTCCCACAGCTCCAGTTTGCCCCTGCCTTATGGTGCGGCCAGCTCTGTGGGAACTATACAGGGAgctgggtccatttctggacccAGCGCTGGGGCTGAGGAACCGTTCGGGAAGAAatccaagaaggagaaaaaagaaaaaggcaaagagaacaaCAAACTGGAAG TTCTGAAGAAAAcatccaagaaaaagaaaatggagggagGTGCTCGCAAGCTGGTTCAGCCCATTGCCCTGGATCCCTCAGGACGGCCTGTGTTCCCCATCGGACTGGGGGGTCTAACAGTATATAGCCTGGGGGAG ATCATCACCGACCGACCTGGCTTCCATGATGAGAGCGCCATCTACCCCGTGGGCTACTGCAGTACTCGAACGTACGCCAGCGTGAAGTGCCCCGCCCAGAAGTGTTTGTATACCTGCCAGATCAAGGATGGTGGCGTGCAGCCTCAG TTTGAAATTGTTCCTGAAGATGACCCCCAGAATGCCATCGTCACCGCCTCTGCTGATGCCTGTCACGCAGAACTGCTCAAGGCCATAAGTGCTGCTAT GGGGAAGCTAATACCCAACCTGCTTCCATCCGGAGCTGACTTTTTTGGGTTTTCTCATCCAACTATTCACAACCTGATCCAGAGTTGTCCAGGAGCTCGAAAATGCCTCAA TTACCAGTGGGTGAAATTTGATGTGTGGAAACCCGGAGACGGGCAGCCGCCCCAAGGACTGCCAGAGAATGATGCAGCGATAAGCTTCGAAGCCTTCCAGAGACAGGCCTTTGGTGAAGATCATGGTGACCCCATTCTGCCAG GATCCTTGGACCTGCCAGAGCTTCAGCCCACACCCTTCGTGTCTTCTTACCAACCCGCATTCCTGACACATGAACCCCTGGTGGACACTCACCTGGAGCACCTGAAGTCTCTGTCACAGTGCAGCCCGACCCCATCTTCAGATTGA